The Polluticoccus soli sequence ATTTGAAAAATGTGTTCACCCGATTACCTCTGAAGAGATTGAAAGAAATCCCAACAAAGAAACTGTGAAGACGATGAATATAAAGCTGGGTAACTACAACATTCTAAAAACAGTTGCGCCATTGAACGGTCAAATCGAAGCCATTGGTAAAAAATTTGATTTAAGTATAAATGATAAGAATGACACGCAGTTACTAAACGAAGTCTACAGTGACCGAGTAGATTTTTTGATAACGGAGGATAATAAAATTCATCATAAGGCTAAAGCCTTAGGCATTTCTAACCGCGTGTTTAGAATTGATAGCTTTTTAGAAAAAGTTACAGCCGAAAATCCCGCACTTGTAGACTACAAAGTCTTGTCGGTTAAAAAGGAATACTTTGGAAATGTGGACTTAAAAGACACTTTCTTTGACAGCTTTCGAGAAGATTACGTCGGATTTGATCAATGGTTTAATCGAAAGTCAGACGAGATTGCATACGTGTGTTACAATGAGGGCGTGCTTGCAGCTTTTTTATTTATTAAGCTGGAGCGCGAACAAGAAAGTTATTTAGACATAACCCCGACTCTTGATAAGAAAAGGCGCCTTAAGATTGGTACCTTAAAAGTGATTAGCAATGGGTTTAAGATTGGAGAGCGTTTTCTAAAGATTGTTTTTGACAACGCTGTACGCTATCGAGTTCAGGAAATCTACGTTACAATATTTGACAAACGTCCCGAGCAAGCTCGATTGATTTCGTTGCTAGAGGAATTTGGCTTTCGCTATCACGGGATTAAACAAACGGCTTCAGGATCGGAAAAGGTTTACAAAAGGAATCTTTGGCCGGAAGCAAACCGTTCAAACCCTAAGTCGACATTCCCGAGGCTAAGTAAACAAGCAAATGTTTTTCTAATTCCAATAAAGCCGGAATATCATACAGAGTTACTTCCAGATTCTAAACTTAATACAGAGTCCGCGGTTGATTTTGTTGAGAACGAACCACATCGCAACGCAATTAGCAAGATTTATGTTTCGCATTCACCAACAAGATTGCTAGCTCCAGGTGATATCATAGTTTTTTACCGAACCGGGGGGATATATAAAGGGGTGGCAACGACTATTGGCATTGTTGAAAACGTAGTAGACGGTATTCCATCGTTTGACGAACTGCTCCAGCTATGTCGGAAGCGCACAGTTTTAAAGCCCGAAGAATTGCTCGGCTATTGGAATAGAAATCCTCTTAGTAGGCCCTTTGTAATTAACTTCTTGTATGCTTTCTCATTTAGGCGCAGAATTACTCTTAGAGAGATGTTGGATGAAAAGATACTTCCAAACATGGACGCAGTTAAAACTATTACCCAAATTGAGCCTGCTAACCTGTCTAAACTTATTAAGTTAGCTGGTGTGTAATAAATTGTTTTATGATTTTCGTCTTGTCATCATTTACTTATTACTTTTGGTTTGATTAATGTTTAGCTATTCTCATGAAGGTCGTATTGTCAATTAAACCTGAATTCGCGGAGAAAATTTTTGATGGTACCAAGAAATTTGAGTTTCGTCGAGCAATCTTTAAGAATGCCGTAAAAACTGTTGTAGTGTATGCCTCGTCACCAACTCAGAAAGTTATAGGCGAGTTTGATATCGAGTCGATTATTAGCGACGATTTAGATACACTTTGGCAGCAAACCCGCGAGTATGCAGGCATCAACGAAGATTATTTCTACAGTTATTTCGGGGATAAGAAAAAAGGCTTTGCTATTAAAATCAAATGCACTCGTAGGTACAAAAAGCCCCTGTGCTTACGTTCTGACTTTAATTTGCATCCACCACAGTCATTCTTGTATTATGATGCGTAGCTAAAGTTGTAAAGCACCGAACTAACTCTTAAAATGTCATCTAACATGAATTACTGGGTATTTCAAGCTACTCCGAAACGTTACAGGATTATAGAAGCTTTGACAGAAACCGTTGACGCAACCAATTGGAATTGGATGGTGAATCAGCATAAGGGTTTGATTAAAGAGAATGACAAGTTTATTCTTTGGGTAGGTGGCACCAGTTCTGGGGTATATGCCTTGGGTACCATTACTTCACCAATCAAATTAATGCGCGACAAACC is a genomic window containing:
- a CDS encoding ASCH domain-containing protein; the protein is MKVVLSIKPEFAEKIFDGTKKFEFRRAIFKNAVKTVVVYASSPTQKVIGEFDIESIISDDLDTLWQQTREYAGINEDYFYSYFGDKKKGFAIKIKCTRRYKKPLCLRSDFNLHPPQSFLYYDA
- a CDS encoding PIN domain-containing protein produces the protein MKILLDTNIIIHREANKVVKDDIGILFNWLDRLKFEKCVHPITSEEIERNPNKETVKTMNIKLGNYNILKTVAPLNGQIEAIGKKFDLSINDKNDTQLLNEVYSDRVDFLITEDNKIHHKAKALGISNRVFRIDSFLEKVTAENPALVDYKVLSVKKEYFGNVDLKDTFFDSFREDYVGFDQWFNRKSDEIAYVCYNEGVLAAFLFIKLEREQESYLDITPTLDKKRRLKIGTLKVISNGFKIGERFLKIVFDNAVRYRVQEIYVTIFDKRPEQARLISLLEEFGFRYHGIKQTASGSEKVYKRNLWPEANRSNPKSTFPRLSKQANVFLIPIKPEYHTELLPDSKLNTESAVDFVENEPHRNAISKIYVSHSPTRLLAPGDIIVFYRTGGIYKGVATTIGIVENVVDGIPSFDELLQLCRKRTVLKPEELLGYWNRNPLSRPFVINFLYAFSFRRRITLREMLDEKILPNMDAVKTITQIEPANLSKLIKLAGV